In Vibrio celticus, one genomic interval encodes:
- a CDS encoding AAA family ATPase → MTKIYFVCGFIGSGKTTYSKALAEKHGAFRFSIDEWMIPLYGEHMEREVFDSRLATLQGLFKDSAMQLFSLGVPVIFDFGFWRKSDRDSFTSWASNLGVDSEVHYLEVPFETCKQRAFSRNSELNGKSYEMTPEMLDLFWSWFEVPTSNENGIWVQQEAQKGM, encoded by the coding sequence TATTTCGTATGTGGCTTTATCGGTTCGGGTAAAACGACTTACTCTAAAGCGCTTGCAGAAAAGCATGGCGCCTTTCGTTTCTCGATTGATGAGTGGATGATTCCTTTGTATGGCGAGCATATGGAGCGTGAGGTTTTTGATAGCCGGCTGGCTACGTTACAAGGGTTATTCAAGGACTCTGCAATGCAGCTGTTTTCTTTGGGTGTTCCGGTGATTTTTGACTTTGGTTTTTGGCGTAAATCAGACCGAGATTCTTTTACAAGCTGGGCATCAAACCTAGGTGTGGACAGCGAAGTTCATTATCTTGAGGTTCCGTTTGAGACTTGTAAGCAGAGAGCATTTAGCCGTAACTCGGAACTGAATGGCAAGTCTTATGAAATGACACCTGAAATGTTAGATCTGTTTTGGTCTTGGTTTGAGGTTCCCACTTCAAACGAAAATGGTATTTGGGTTCAACAGGAAGCTCAAAAAGGTATGTAG
- a CDS encoding DUF1801 domain-containing protein, translated as MDKARKTHFDEYPDDVRARLEELRSLIFELCSDLDLGEVEESLKWGEPSYSVKTGSPIRIDWKLKSPNNYYLFFNCQTKLIDTFRELHDGTLVFQGNRAIILNLTEPLPKAPIKQCLELALTYQQRKHLPLLGA; from the coding sequence ATGGACAAAGCACGCAAAACACATTTTGACGAGTATCCCGATGATGTTCGAGCTCGGCTTGAAGAGTTGCGTTCATTAATCTTTGAGCTTTGCTCTGATTTGGATTTAGGTGAAGTTGAAGAGTCTCTGAAATGGGGCGAGCCTAGTTACAGCGTTAAGACGGGTAGCCCAATCCGAATCGACTGGAAGTTGAAATCACCAAACAACTATTACTTGTTCTTTAACTGTCAAACAAAGCTAATCGACACATTCAGAGAATTGCACGATGGCACATTGGTATTTCAAGGTAATCGGGCAATCATCTTGAACCTAACTGAACCACTTCCGAAGGCACCAATTAAGCAATGCTTAGAGCTAGCCTTAACTTATCAACAACGAAAACATCTACCGCTTCTTGGCGCGTAA